One Molothrus ater isolate BHLD 08-10-18 breed brown headed cowbird chromosome 14, BPBGC_Mater_1.1, whole genome shotgun sequence DNA segment encodes these proteins:
- the LOC118698701 gene encoding HEPACAM family member 2-like, translated as MRWDPRGCGVTPVSLPARTLAPCYSADLRPAAGSLVSAVGCTVLLTAPALRGSRAVAWEYRVGSEEGVILTYGFRHPPNVSRLYENRATFNESNLSLQVVLQRGDSRLYRLRAQEEATAWFHLHVVEPLSPPQIVGNSLVKAGGNTKLVCSVVHGTADTYWWKKNGELLVGNERIQFVENTTLFILRVSISDSGYYTCVVSNAVSQNETSFLLKVHHSTNVVLPVVMTCVIIGLIAGVFVWCQRREKENSCDNCW; from the exons ATGAGGTGGGATCCCCGCGGCTGTGGCGTGACTCCTGTTTCTCTTCCAGCCCGCACACTCGCTCCCTGCTACTCGGCCGACCTGCGCCCGGCCGCGGGCAGCCTGGTGTCAGCCGTGGGCTGCACCGTGCTGCTGACGGCCCCGGCGCTGCGGGGCAGCCGGGCCGTGGCCTGGGAGTACCGAGTGGGCTCGGAGGAGGGGGTCATCCTCACCTACGGCTTCCGTCACCCCCCCAACGTGTCCCGGCTCTACGAGAACCGCGCCACGTTCAACGAGTCCAACCTGTCGCTGCAGGTGGTGCTGCAGCGCGGGGACAGCCGCCTCTACCGCCTCAGGGCCCAGGAGGAGGCCACGGCCTGGTTCCATCTGCACGTTGTGG AACCGCTGTCCCCGCCACAAATTGTGGGCAACTCCTTGGTGAAGGCAGGAGGCAACACCAAACTGGTTTGCAGCGTGGTGCACGGGACGGCAGACACCTACTGGTGGAAGAAAAATGGGGAGCTGCTTGTGGGAAATGAGCGCATCCAGTTTGTGGAGAACACCACACTCTTCATCCTGCGGGTGTCCATCAGCGACAGCGGCTACTACACCTGCGTGGTGAGCAACGCCGTGAGCCAGAATGAGACCTCCTTCCTGCTCAAGGTCCACC ATTCTACCAACGTGGTGCTGCCTGTGGTCATGACCTGTGTCATCATCGGCTTGATtgcag GTGTCTTTGTCTGGTGccagagaagggagaaggagaactCATGTGACAACTGTTG GTAG
- the TMLHE gene encoding trimethyllysine dioxygenase, mitochondrial isoform X1: MWCQRLACLLRARRGSSGHRWPWLPRGPRPILAVPARCHPTAPASPCCAWELHRDHLELRYGSTVMRLDFVWLRDHCRSASCYNAKTKQRSLDTASVDLAIQPQAVRVDETTLFLTWPDGHVTRYGLEWLARNSYEGQKQQVMHPRILWNAEIYQQAQVPSIDCQSFLETDEGLKEFLQNFLLYGIAFVENVTPTKEDTEILAKRISIIRETIYGRMWYFTSDFSRGDTAYTKLALDRHTDTTYFQEPCGIQVFHCLKHEGTGGRTLLVDGFHAAERVLHQAPEHFELLAKVPLKHEYVENVGGCHNHMIGVGPVLNVYPWNNELYLIRYNNYDRAVINTVPHDVVRRWYHAHRALTAELRRPDNELWVKLKPGKVLFVDNWRVLHGREAFTGYRQLCGCYLTRDDVLNTARLLGLQA; encoded by the exons ATGTGGTGCCAGAGGCTGGCGTGCCTGCTCCGGGCGCGGCGTGGGAGCTCTGGACATCGCTGGCCATGGCTGCCCCGGGGCCCCAGGCCcatcctggctgtccctgcacgctgccaccccacagccccagcgtccccctgctgtgcctgggagctgcaccGAGACCATCTCG agctgaggtaCGGCAGCACCGTGATGCGCCTGGATTTCGTGTGGCTGCGGGATCACTGCCGCTCCGCCTCCTGCTACAACGCCAAGACCAAGCAGCGCAGCCTGGACACGGCCAGCGTGGACCTGGCcatccagccccaggctgtgcgGGTGGATGAGACCACGCTCTTCCTCACCT ggccggATGGACACGTCACACGGTATGGGCTGGAGTGGCTGGCAAGGAACAGCTACGAggggcagaagcagcaggtCATGCACCCCCGGATCCTCTGGAATGCTGAGATCTACCAGCAAGCCCAGGTCCCCTCTATCGACTGCCAGAGCTTCCTGGAGACAGACGAGGGTCTGAAGGAATTCCTGCAGAACTTCTTGTTGTATGGGATTGCTTTTGTGGAGAATGTCACTCCCACCAAAGAAGACACGGAAATCTTGGCAAAGAGGATCAGCATAATCAG GGAGACCATTTATGGCAGGATGTGGTACTTCACCTCTGACTTCTCCCGCGGAGACACAGCCTACACAAAGCTGGCCCTGGACCGGCACACAGACACCACCTACTTCCAGGAGCCCTGTGG CATCCAGGTGTTCCACTGCCTGAAGCACGAGGGCACGGGCGGGCGGACGCTGCTGGTGGATGGGTTCCACGCGGCCGAGCGGGTGCTGCACCAGGCCCCGGAGCACTTCGAGCTGCTGGCCAAGGTGCCCCTCAAACACGAGTACGTGGAGAACGTGGGCGGCTGCCACAACCACATGATCGGAGTGGGGCCGGTGCTCAACGTCTACCCCTGGAACAACGAGCTTTACCTCATCAG GTACAACAACTACGACCGTGCCGTGATCAACACGGTGCCCCATGACGTGGTGCGCCGCTGGTACCACGCGCACCGCGCCCTCACGGCCGAGCTGCGCCGGCCCGACAACGAGCTCTGGGTCAAGCTGAAGCCAGGCAAG gTCCTGTTTGTGGATAACTGGCGTGTCCTGCACGGCCGGGAGGCTTTCACCGGGTACCGGCAGCTCTGTGGGTGTTACCTGACGAGGGACGACGTGCTGAACACTGCCcgcctgctggggctgcaggcctAG
- the TMLHE gene encoding trimethyllysine dioxygenase, mitochondrial isoform X2, with protein MRLDFVWLRDHCRSASCYNAKTKQRSLDTASVDLAIQPQAVRVDETTLFLTWPDGHVTRYGLEWLARNSYEGQKQQVMHPRILWNAEIYQQAQVPSIDCQSFLETDEGLKEFLQNFLLYGIAFVENVTPTKEDTEILAKRISIIRETIYGRMWYFTSDFSRGDTAYTKLALDRHTDTTYFQEPCGIQVFHCLKHEGTGGRTLLVDGFHAAERVLHQAPEHFELLAKVPLKHEYVENVGGCHNHMIGVGPVLNVYPWNNELYLIRYNNYDRAVINTVPHDVVRRWYHAHRALTAELRRPDNELWVKLKPGKVLFVDNWRVLHGREAFTGYRQLCGCYLTRDDVLNTARLLGLQA; from the exons ATGCGCCTGGATTTCGTGTGGCTGCGGGATCACTGCCGCTCCGCCTCCTGCTACAACGCCAAGACCAAGCAGCGCAGCCTGGACACGGCCAGCGTGGACCTGGCcatccagccccaggctgtgcgGGTGGATGAGACCACGCTCTTCCTCACCT ggccggATGGACACGTCACACGGTATGGGCTGGAGTGGCTGGCAAGGAACAGCTACGAggggcagaagcagcaggtCATGCACCCCCGGATCCTCTGGAATGCTGAGATCTACCAGCAAGCCCAGGTCCCCTCTATCGACTGCCAGAGCTTCCTGGAGACAGACGAGGGTCTGAAGGAATTCCTGCAGAACTTCTTGTTGTATGGGATTGCTTTTGTGGAGAATGTCACTCCCACCAAAGAAGACACGGAAATCTTGGCAAAGAGGATCAGCATAATCAG GGAGACCATTTATGGCAGGATGTGGTACTTCACCTCTGACTTCTCCCGCGGAGACACAGCCTACACAAAGCTGGCCCTGGACCGGCACACAGACACCACCTACTTCCAGGAGCCCTGTGG CATCCAGGTGTTCCACTGCCTGAAGCACGAGGGCACGGGCGGGCGGACGCTGCTGGTGGATGGGTTCCACGCGGCCGAGCGGGTGCTGCACCAGGCCCCGGAGCACTTCGAGCTGCTGGCCAAGGTGCCCCTCAAACACGAGTACGTGGAGAACGTGGGCGGCTGCCACAACCACATGATCGGAGTGGGGCCGGTGCTCAACGTCTACCCCTGGAACAACGAGCTTTACCTCATCAG GTACAACAACTACGACCGTGCCGTGATCAACACGGTGCCCCATGACGTGGTGCGCCGCTGGTACCACGCGCACCGCGCCCTCACGGCCGAGCTGCGCCGGCCCGACAACGAGCTCTGGGTCAAGCTGAAGCCAGGCAAG gTCCTGTTTGTGGATAACTGGCGTGTCCTGCACGGCCGGGAGGCTTTCACCGGGTACCGGCAGCTCTGTGGGTGTTACCTGACGAGGGACGACGTGCTGAACACTGCCcgcctgctggggctgcaggcctAG